From a region of the Sesamum indicum cultivar Zhongzhi No. 13 linkage group LG3, S_indicum_v1.0, whole genome shotgun sequence genome:
- the LOC105159348 gene encoding peptidyl-prolyl cis-trans isomerase: MPNPRVFFDITIGGQPAGRVVMELFADTTPRTAENFRALCTGEKGVGRSGKPLHYKGSTFHRVIPGFMCQGGDFTAGNGTGGESIYGSKFADENFIKQHTGPGILSMANSGPNTNGSQFFICTAKTAWLDGKHVVFGQVVEGLDVVKAIEKVGSSSGRTAKPVMIADCGQLS, translated from the coding sequence ATGCCAAACCCCAGAGTCTTCTTTGACATCACAATCGGCGGCCAGCCGGCCGGCCGCGTCGTCATGGAGCTGTTCGCCGACACGACTCCGCGCACGGCGGAGAACTTCCGAGCCCTCTGTACCGGAGAGAAGGGCGTCGGTCGCAGCGGCAAGCCTCTTCACTACAAGGGCTCCACCTTCCACCGCGTGATCCCGGGGTTCATGTGCCAGGGCGGCGACTTCACCGCCGGAAATGGCACGGGAGGAGAATCCATCTACGGGTCGAAATTCGCGGACGAGAATTTCATAAAGCAGCACACGGGACCGGGTATTCTGTCGATGGCGAACTCTGGGCCGAACACGAATGGTTCTCAATTCTTCATCTGCACAGCGAAAACGGCGTGGCTGGACGGAAAGCACGTGGTATTTGGACAGGTAGTTGAGGGGCTGGACGTGGTGAAGGCTATTGAGAAGGTGGGGTCGTCTTCGGGCCGGACAGCGAAGCCCGTTATGATTGCTGATTGCGGTCAGCTCTCCTGA
- the LOC105159583 gene encoding uncharacterized protein LOC105159583 produces the protein FEKAPHDLYNSGELRFSISQELKPSTPARIPANKAPHVTSFLGKAGIVGLEKAVEVLDTLGSSMTNLNSGGFTTGVASRGNRISILAFEVANTIAKGANLLQSLSEENIQFLKNEILHSEGVRRLVSTDMNDLLSIAASDKREEFDVFSREVIRFGNMCKDPQWHNLDRFFSKLDSDPEVHKQQREEAELTMHELITLAQHTSELYHELHALDRFEQDYHRMLAEVDSLHLPRKGESLTMLQSELKHQRKLVRSLKKKSLWSKSLEQVTENLVDVVTFIHQEISEAFGDNGRPVTGKFPIDKPERLGVAGLALHYANIISQIDNITSRPTSLPPNMRDTLYNGLPPTVKTALRSRLQTVDAGEELTASQIKAEMEKTLKWLVPLALDTIKAHQGFGWVGEWANTGNEFGKKTSTPNNVIRLQTLYHADKCKADACILELVTWLHRLISLVRYRDNGLRILPFRSTTKGLNFNIKALSNSNDKIHKAELNLEDKNLLEEVMKRRKLVPGLSKSQELVTGKRMKLWGSRSAGSSPRGGLAHPKANILDILDGLDTSFLAPREDPR, from the exons TTTGAGAAGGCACCccatgatttatataattccgGTGAGCTGCGCTTCTCGATTTCCCAGGAATTGAAGCCATCCACACCTGCCAGAATTCCGGCTAACAAg GCACCTCATGTCACCTCATTTCTAGGGAAGGCAGGCATTGTTGGGTTAGAGAAGGCAGTGGAAGTTCTGGACACTCTTGGCAGCAGCATGACAAATTTGAACTCAGGTGGATTTACGACAGGTGTGGCTTCGAGGGGAAATAGAATATCAATACTGGCATTTGAAGTCGCCAATACCATAGCCAAGGGAGCAAACTTGTTGCAATCTCTTTCTGAAGAAAATATccagtttttgaaaaatgaaattttgcatTCAGAAGGGGTGCGGCGGCTGGTTTCGACCGATATGAATGATCTCCTCAGTATTGCTGCTTCTGACAAAAG GGAGGAGTTTGACGTATTCTCTCGTGAGGTTATCAGATTTGGAAATATGTGTAAAGATCCACAATGGCACAATCTCGACAGATTTTTCTCCAA GTTGGATTCAGATCCTGAAGTTCATAAACAACAAAGAGAAGAGGCAGAACTGACTATGCACGAACTGATCACTCTGGCTCAGCATACCTCT GAGTTGTATCATGAGTTGCATGCTTTGGACAGATTTGAACAAGATTATCACAGGATGCTAGCGGAAGTAGATTCACTGCATCTCCCTCGAAAAG GAGAGAGTCTCACAATGTTACAGAGTGAGCTAAAACATCAAAGGAAACTTGTAAGGAGCTTGAAGAAGAAATCTCTCTGGTCTAAAAGTTTGGAGCAG GTTACAGAGAATCTCGTTGATGTAGTTACTTTCATTCATCAAGAAATTTCTGAAGCATTTGGAGACAACG GCCGGCCGGTGACTGGCAAGTTTCCAATCGATAAACCAGAAAGACTAGGTGTTGCTGGCCTTGCTTTGCATTATGCTAACATAATCTCTCAGATCGATAACATC aCGTCACGCCCCACCTCTCTACCTCCAAATATGAGAGATACGTTGTACAATGGTTTGCCACCAACTGTCAAGACTGCTCTTCGTTCTCGATTACAGACGGTCGATGCCGGGGAAGAG CTCACAGCTTCTCAGATCAAAGCTGAGATGGAAAAAACTCTCAAATGGCTTGTTCCTCTTGCTTTAGACACTATAAA GGCACATCAAGGATTTGGATGGGTTGGAGAGTGGGCCAACACAGG CAACGAATTCGGCAAGAAAACAAGCACACCGAACAATGTGATTCGCTTACAGACCCTCTATCATGCCGATAAGTGTAAGGCAGATGCTTGCATCCTTGAGCTAGTAACTTGGCTCCATCGTCTCATCAGCCTCGTAAGATATAGAGATAACGGGCTCAGAATTCTTCCATTTCGTTCTACTACAAAAGGCTTGAACTTCAACATCAAGGCATTGAGCAATAGCAACGACAAAATCCACAAAGCCGAGCTCAATCTGGAGGACAAGAATCTGTTAGAAGAGGTCATGAAGAGGAGGAAGCTAGTTCCTGGTCTAAGCAAAAGCCAGGAACTAGTGACGGGGAAGAGGATGAAGCTTTGGGGAAGTAGGAGCGCTGGAAGCTCTCCACGAGGAGGATTGGCACATCCGAAAGCCAATATTTTGGATATATTAGACGGTTTAGATACAAGCTTTTTAGCTCCTAGGGAAGATCCCAGATAG
- the LOC105159584 gene encoding monocopper oxidase-like protein SKS1, with protein sequence MGSSNTFLFFCIILLCVNSGAARELHYDWTVSFSEAMPLGVDKKVIVINDQFPGPLLNATTNDVVNINIHNNLTESFLMTWNGVQMRRNSWQDGVQETNCPILPGENWTYSFQLKDQIGSYFYFPSLLFQKAAGGYGPIRVNNRAVVPIPFAQPDYEYDVLIGDWYNADYQLLRLALDGGSVLPLPDGILINGLGPNQATFDFQPGATYRLRISNVGLKTALNFRIQDHQMLLVETEGSYTVKHYYESLDIHVGQSYSVLVTAKNQTEGSSFYMVAASRFIPVELIGVGIVRYSGFQGKPREPLPPFLASYDYKYSIDQALSIRSDLSVGASRPNPQGSYHYGSINVTRMLVLKNDVAFINGQNRYTVNGVSFLHPDTPLKLADYYNLSNVFVPGIIPDAPSNSLPHLGVSVIDTKYHDYAHVVFQNPLFSPQTWHSDGFNFFVVGMGLGIWDEGKMDTYNMVDAIYRSTVQVYPLSWTAILIELDNMGMWNLRSQDAEKWYMGQEVYIRVKGVEQDPSKISPRDESPIPQNVIKCGRAL encoded by the exons ATGGGTAGCTCCaacacttttcttttcttctgcaTAATATTACTGTGTGTAAATTCCGGGGCGGCAAGAGAATTGCACTATGATTGGACTGTTTCTTTCTCCGAAGCCATGCCCCTTGGAGTTGACAAGAAG GTGATTGTGATCAATGATCAATTTCCAGGGCCACTTTTGAATGCAACAACAAATGATGTGGTGAACATCAACATTCACAACAACTTGACTGAATCATTCTTGATGACATG GAATGGCGTGCAGATGAGGAGGAACTCATGGCAGGATGGGGTCCAAGAAACCAACTGCCCTATACTGCCAGGGGAGAACTGGACATACAGTTTTCAGTTGAAGGATCAGATAGGGAGTTACTTCTACTTTCCTTCGCTGTTGTTCCAAAAGGCAGCTGGAGGGTATGGCCCGATTCGCGTGAATAACCGTGCAGTTGTCCCTATTCCTTTCGCTCAACCTGATTATGAGTATGATGTACTGATCGGAGATTGGTATAATGCAGATTATCAG CTGTTGAGATTAGCTTTGGATGGGGGCAGCGTGCTGCCTTTACCCGATGGAATTCTCATCAACGGCCTTGGACCTAATCAAGCaacttttgattttcaacCTG GAGCTACATACAGGCTGAGAATCTCGAATGTGGGACTGAAAACAGCCTTGAACTTCAGAATCCAGGACCACCAGATGCTGCTGGTGGAGACTGAAGGATCCTACACTGTAAAACACTACTATGAGAGTCTGGACATCCATGTCGGTCAATCCTACTCGGTCTTAGTTACTGCAAAGAATCAGACAGAAGGCTCGTCATTTTACATGGTGGCTGCATCCCGTTTCATCCCTGTGGAGCTCATAGGAGTTGGCATTGTTCGATACTCAGGCTTTCAAGGGAAGCCGCGGGAGCCTTTACCCCCTTTCCTTGCAtcatatgattataaatactctataGACCAAGCCCTGTCAATCAG GTCAGACTTATCAGTCGGAGCATCCAGGCCCAATCCGCAAGGTTCTTACCACTACGGAAGCATAAATGTGACAAGAATGCTCGTTCTGAAGAATGATGTGGCCTTCATCAATGGACAGAACAGATACACCGTGAATGGAGTTTCATTTCTGCATCCAGACACGCCATTAAAGTTAGCAGACTATTATAATCTCAGCAATGTCTTCGTGCCCGGGATCATTCCTGATGCACCATCAAACAGTCTGCCTCACCTAGGCGTTTCGGTTATCGACACTAAGTACCATGACTACGCGCATGTGGTTTTCCAGAACCCTTTGTTCTCGCCTCAGACGTGGCATTCTGATGGATTCAACTTCTTCGTTGTCGG CATGGGGTTGGGCATATGGGATGAGGGGAAGATGGACACGTACAACATGGTCGATGCTATTTATCGTTCAACGGTTCAG GTGTATCCATTATCATGGACTGCAATCTTGATAGAGTTAGACAACATGGGAATGTGGAACCTGAGATCACAGGATGCAGAGAAATGGTATATGGGGCAAGAGGTGTACATAAGAGTGAAGGGAGTGGAACAAGATCCTTCCAAGATCTCTCCAAGGGATGAATCTCCTATCCCTCAAAATGTCATCAAATGTGGGAGAGCCCTTTAA
- the LOC105159350 gene encoding endoplasmin homolog, with amino-acid sequence MRKWTISVLFLLCLLFLFPDQGRKIHVNAKGDSDASVDPPKVEEKIGAVPNGLSTDSNVAKREAESMSRRTLRANAERFEFQAEVSRLMDIIINSLYSNKDIFLRELISNASDALDKIRFLSLTDKEVLGEGDDAKLEMQIKLDKEKKILSIRDRGIGMTKEDLIKNLGTIAKSGTSAFVEKMQTSGDLNLIGQFGVGFYSVYLVADYVEVISKHNDDKQHVWESKADGAFAISEDEWNEPLGRGTEIRLHLRDEAQEYLDEYKLKELVKRYSEFINFPIHLWASKEVDEEVPADEDESSVDEETPENKSSEEEEDTDKDEDEKKSKTKTVKKTTYEWELLNDVKAIWLRNPKKVTDEEYTKFYHSLAKDFGDERPLTWSHFTAEGDVEFKAVLFVPPKAPHDLYESYYKSKNSNLKLYVRRVFISDEFDELLPKYLNFLRGLVDSDTLPLNVSREMLQQHSSLKTIKKKLIRKALDMIRKIADEDPDESSDKDKKGIEESNDSRDKKGQYMKFWNEFGRSIKLGIIEDATNRNRLAKLLRFETNKSDGKLTSLDQYISRMKSGQKDIFYITGTSKEQLEKSPFLERLTKKNYEVILFADPVDEYLMQYLTDYEDKKFQNVSKEGLKIGKDSKDKALKESFKELTKWWKGALVSENVDDVKISNRLSGSPCVVVTSKYGWSANMERIMQSQTLSDARKQSYMRGKRVLEINARHPIIKELRERVVKDPEDESVKQTAQLMYQTALLESGFILNDPKDFASRIYSSVKNSLRISPDATVEEEDDVEEAEAEPNTKETGSSSKSEEEDVKDEL; translated from the exons ATGAGGAAGTGGACGATCTCCGTTCTCTTTCTGTTAtgccttttgtttctttttccagATCAAG GTAGGAAAATACATGTAAATGCAAAAGGTGATTCAGATGCTTCGGTTGATCCGCCGAAGGTGGAGGAGAAGATCGGCGCTGTTCCAAATGGATTATCTACCGATTCCAATGTCGCTAAAAG AGAAGCGGAGTCTATGTCAAGAAGAACGCTCCGAGCCAATGCAGAGAGGTTTGAGTTCCAGGCAGAGGTCTCGCGGCTGATGGATATTATTATCAACTCTCTTTACAGCaacaaagatatttttttgagaGAGTTGATCTCAAATGCTTCAGAC GCTCTGGACAAGATTAGATTCTTATCGCTTACTGACAAGGAAGTTTTGGGTGAAGGTGACGATGCCAAGCTGGAGATGCAG ATAAAGttggacaaagaaaaaaaaatactttcaaTCCGTGATAGAGGTATAGGAATGACTAAGGAGGACTTAATCAAGAATTTGGGTACCATTGCTAAATCCGGAACTTCAG CATTTGTGGAAAAAATGCAGACAAGTGGAGATCTTAACCTCATTGGGCAATTTGGTGTTGGATTCTACTCAGTATATCTTGTTGCCGATTACGTTGAAGTGATTAGCAAACACAATGATGATAAGCA GCATGTCTGGGAGTCAAAGGCTGATGGGGCTTTTGCTATTTCAGAAGATGAGTGGAATGAGCCACTTGGTCGTGGAACTGAAATCAGGTTGCATCTCAGAGATGAAGCACAGGAGTACTTGGATGAGTACAAATTGAAG GAGTTGGTGAAAAGGTATTCTGAATTTATCAACTTCCCTATACACCTATGGGCTAGCAAAGAAGTGGATGAGGAGGTTCCTGCAGATGAAGATGAGTCCAGTGTTGATGAGGAAACAC CTGAAAATAAATCTTCTGAGGAAGAGGAAGATACCGATAAAGATGAGGATGAGAAAAAATCTAAGACCAAGACAGTGAAGAAAACTACCTATGAGTGGGAACTTCTGAATGATGTGAAAGCTATATGGCTAAGGAATCCAAAGAAGGTGACTGATGAAGAATATACAAAATTCTATCACTCTTTGGCCAAG GACTTTGGTGATGAGAGGCCTTTAACATGGAGTCACTTTACTGCTGAAGGTGATGTTGAGTTCAAGGCTGTACTATTCGTGCCTCCCAAGGCTCCTCATGATCTGTATGAGAGTTACTACAAATCAAAGAATtccaatttgaaattatacgtCAGACGGGTGTTTATCTCAGATGAATTTGATGAACTTCTGCCCAAGTACCTGAACTTCTTGAGG GGACTTGTTGATTCTGATACCTTGCCACTTAACGTATCAAGAGAAATGCTACAACAGCATAGCAGCttgaaaacaataaagaagAAACTCATTCGCAAGGCCCTTGATATGATTCGCAAAATTGCTGATGAGGACCCTGATGAGTCTAGTGATAAAGACAAGAAAG GTATTGAAGAATCCAATGACAGCAGAGACAAGAAAGGCCAATACATGAAATTCTGGAATGAATTTGGCAGGTCAATTAAGCTCGGTATTATTGAGGATGCAACTAACAGAAACCGCCTGGCTAAGCTTCTTCGGTTTGAGAC CAATAAATCAGACGGTAAATTAACTTCACTGGATCAATACATCTCAAGAATGAAGTCTGGACAAAAAGATATCTTTTATATTACTGGAACAAGCAAGGAACAATTGGAGAAATCTCCATTCCTTGAGAGGCTGACAAAGAAGAACTACGAG GTTATTCTCTTCGCTGATCCAGTGGATGAATATCTGATGCAATATCTGACGGACTATGAAGACAAGAAGTTCCAGAACGTATCTAAAGAGGGACTGAAAATAGGGAAGGATTCGAAAGACAAAGCACTTAAGGAGTCATTCAAGGAGTTGACTAAATGGTGGAAAGGTGCCCTTGTCAGCGAGAATGTTGATGACGTGAAAATAAGCAACCGTTTGTCAGGCTCACCATGTGTAGTAGTGACATCAAAGTATGGTTGGAGTGCAAACATGGAAAGGATAATGCAGTCTCAAACTCTCTCAGATGCTAGGAAGCAGTCTTACATGCGCGGCAAAAGAGTGCTTGAAATTAATGCAAGGCACCCAATAATCAAGGAGCTTCGAGAGAGAGTAGTGAAGGACCCTGAG GATGAAAGTGTAAAGCAAACAGCACAACTCATGTATCAGACAGCCCTTCTGGAGAGTGGTTTTATACTAAATGATCCCAAGGATTTCGCTTCCCGAATCTACAGCTCGGTGAAAAACAGCCTCCGAATCAGCCCGGATGCAACAGTTGAGGAGGAAGACGATGTAGAAGAAGCCGAGGCTGAACCCAACACAAAAGAAACAGGATCGTCCTCTAAgagtgaagaagaagatgtGAAGGACGAGTTGTAG
- the LOC105159351 gene encoding E3 ubiquitin-protein ligase CIP8, which produces MAETPSDQSPTRTQPQSQSQPGSDHDTSVYWCYHCDKRVAVETLADLPDIVCYECKNGFVESIAAAVPTPPAASDPIDDPTFGNQFIQVLRLIAQAALEEDAPPPPPSDPSDEDYLRIELDGWDHDNDDEDEDEDDDEHSVEVVHEEEADDNRERRTEDNRSDGEDEDEIEVIETRDEDEEEDMQRRGRDVLRLRLRDFASQATRRNRVLDWAEILMGLEDHSIELRLQVPDSDTYVGNPGDYVDAAGYEALLQNLAESDSGGRRGAPPAAKAAVEALESVVIGKEENTIVCAICKDLVNVGEFAKNLPCGHGYHGECIVPWLGSRNSCPVCRFELPTDDPEYEEERKKKEVVAVLRATSSSSTSAGGGGGNSQNSVLE; this is translated from the coding sequence ATGGCCGAAACCCCATCCGACCAGTCCCCGACCCGAACTCAACCTCAATCCCAATCCCAACCCGGGTCCGACCACGACACCTCTGTGTACTGGTGCTACCACTGCGACAAGCGCGTCGCAGTCGAAACCCTCGCAGATCTCCCCGACATCGTCTGCTATGAGTGCAAGAACGGTTTTGTTGAATCCATCGCCGCCGCCGTCCCCACTCCTCCTGCAGCCTCTGACCCCATCGACGACCCCACTTTTGGTAATCAATTCATCCAGGTACTCCGCCTCATCGCTCAGGCCGCGCTTGAGGAGGACGCGCCGCCCCCGCCCCCTTCCGATCCGTCCGACGAAGATTACCTCCGCATCGAGCTCGATGGTTGGGACCACGACAACGATGacgaagatgaagatgaagacgATGACGAGCATTCAGTCGAAGTCGTCCACGAGGAGGAGGCTGATGATAATCGGGAGCGGCGCACTGAAGATAATAGATCCGATGGTGAGGATGAGGATGAAATCGAAGTGATTGAGACGCGTGACGAAGATGAAGAGGAGGATATGCAAAGAAGGGGGCGCGACGTGCTTAGGCTTCGTCTGAGGGATTTCGCCTCGCAGGCTACGAGACGCAATAGAGTACTCGATTGGGCAGAAATTTTAATGGGGCTGGAGGACCACTCGATCGAACTGAGATTACAGGTTCCCGATTCCGATACTTATGTTGGGAATCCAGGGGATTATGTTGATGCAGCTGGATATGAAGCGTTGCTGCAAAATTTAGCTGAAAGTGACAGCGGAGGGAGGCGTGGGGCTCCCCCAGCTGCAAAAGCTGCCGTGGAGGCTTTGGAGAGTGTGGTGATTGGCAAGGAGGAGAACACTATAGTGTGTGCTATATGTAAAGATTTGGTGAATGTGGGTGAATTTGCAAAGAATTTGCCATGTGGGCATGGGTATCATGGTGAGTGTATTGTCCCCTGGTTGGGGTCGCGGAATTCGTGTCCAGTTTGTAGGTTTGAGTTGCCTACGGATGATCCAGAGTACGAAGaggagaggaagaagaaagaggtGGTGGCAGTTTTGAGGGCGACTTCATCTAGTTCTACTTCTgccggtggtggtggtggtaatAGTCAGAACTCCGTCCTGGAGTGA